AAGAAAGATGAGGGGGAAGAGCAGGAAGCAACAGAAAGAGTAGTGAGATGTGAGAGATCAGCTTATTGCTCAGCAATTCCAGTGACCGACTCAGACAACTCCTATATCCATGAAATACTGAGAATGCAGACTTCTTGCTAAGAAGGAcccagaggaaagagaaaagggacaagagttaggatggGAAATAGAAGAGTGATAGTCTTGAAAAAACAACTGGACATTATGGCAGCTTGTTGCATCTTTGCTGAGGTGAAGGAAGGTTGTAAGTAATATGCAGACACCCTGCCAGGATACTGCCTCTGCCTGGGCCACTGATCTCCAGGACATCCTACTCTGCTTCGGTAAGGGCAATGATGTTAGGTACTCCTCCCCAGTTTTGACTCTCCCCTTCGCTTTGTTTGCTGTCTTGACCTGCAGAGAGGGTAATAGTTAGTAAGTGGCTGCTGAAAAGGTACATGGAGATGTGTGGAGCTTGTGCATATAGTGGATGTGTTGagaggtggagaagatgcaagatgatggaatgaggaaagggaggtgCAGAATGTAAAGCTAAGTGTGtggaatgtgaagtgaggaaggagtggtGGGAGGAGTCAGTAGTTGTGCAAGTGGTAATATGTGAAAAGAGAATGATGTCAGTGTGTTGTgtgaagagaggaaaggaagaggagAGTGTGCTTGTAATGAGAAAGAGAAGTATTGTTGGCATTCCCTTGTGATTGAGGGGAAGGGATTGTTgagtgtggtgggggagggggtgaagagtgtcctGAGGTGCTATCAAGAGAAGTAGAAAAATTAGAGGTGTACTCGCCCTTGCTGTCCTTGTGAGGACGTGGAACCTCTGCCTACACTGAAGCCAGGTCCTGGGGTTGATGCGGGAGACACTGACACTTACTGCCACCTCTGTCCATGCCTGCTTTACCCTGGCCTTGGAAGACACCTCTGCAGCTTGTGGGGAAGAGTTGGTCACTCTTTTCTGTCAATTCCGCAATTAAAACTTCCAGGGGGCAATTGTGGAGCAGCCTTTCTGTTCATCCTAGCTGCCAGAAACCGTTTGCTACACTTTAAaagcagtttgcacacagcaagtgaaAGCAGGAATGCAACctcgctttaagaggtgcatctCCACTTTAAGTATATTTGGGAGTCGCACTGGAAATTGCGCGCAGcaggtgacgggggggggggggggtggggtgggcaagCTGCCTGATTCTGCAGGTAGTCAGGAGGGCAGCCTGCCCATGAgacattttagagatttcctgCCCGTGGGGGTTTCTTGCCCgccccacaccccacccacccctaGTTAAAAATAGGGCTAATGTCTTTATTGACTACCCTAATGGTTTATTGGAGAAGAGCACCATGTTGTTAAACCAAGCCATGCAAAGCAGCAGCTCCAAAGTTTGTTTCCTAATCAGTGGTAAATTTGCTGGTCTGAGCCAGGCCAGTATTCGGGGGCTACAGCTTTCCTCAGCAATCCTGGGCAAAGGAGGGGGAAATCTGCCAATAAGTGATAAAATTGATAGCACTTTCACACCTCAATATTCTAGTCTGCAGCAATATAGTTTTTGATGTCACCACAGTACTTTGAAATAATGCAGAATAAAATATGTCAGAAATTTATACCCAGGTAATATATTCTTCCTTTTGATAAACTGAAGGATCGGTTTGGAATGACAAGTTTATGAGATTTCTGCAAAGTATTTTGGAAAACAATTTACCACAACCTTCCACTCCAAATCAGAAAGAGTCTTTGAACTGAATAAACAAGCAGTAAATTTACATTGAATTATTACCATAATATCAATAAATAAATTTAACATAAATTTATTTATTGAAgggagggaattgttgagagtgaTGAGGGTGAAAAGAGTACTGTGAGGTGCTATCTCACCCTTGCTGTCCTTGTGAGGACATTAAAGACCATGACCCCTCCACCGGGACTTACCTTCCTGGCGCCAACTCTGGCCCATTTTCCTTTACCGAATCTAGCCTGTTTGACATCCTGCAGCTCGTCtggcaaatttaaatgaggccagagCCTTAAAATCAAAGGGGCCACTTTGCCGCCGCAATGGGCGGCTGACCTGCCGGTCGGTCgtccaaaagtcaaaatctacccccagtCCTATGTACTGTACTACTGAGCAAATACTGCACTGGTTTGGATGTGAACCAACATGATTATCCTCAAAGATTTTTTCCACCAAAATATGTTGCTAACTACTTCTCCACTGCAATTGATGTTCAACGCTTGAAAGCAAACATTGACCAGTCTACTGGCATACAAATTACGAAATAAATCTTGGCTTTCAGAACTTTAATGCCTTGAAATTATACTGCAATATTAGTAACAATTTTGTATGAAATTccactgtctgctattttaacaatgaTGCTTATCACATTTACTCAAATAGTGGATAAAAGAATTTCATATCCATGTAGTGCTTGTTTTGAATACTGTACAATTTCAATTACAAATCTTTTTCCATTTGATGTGTTTCAATACTAAATATTCAGATTTTTAATCATATTATAGCTTACCACTAGAGGGACTCAAAAATTCTGATTGGAATGAAAAATGAAAACAAGTTTTCCAACCTTTTGAATTCTTTGAATAGGGACCCAAAACTTGAGTATTTTGAAATAAACCTTATGCAAACTTTATTATAGAATGAGAATAGAAAGTAATGgaataaaactgaaaacaaagtaACTGTTAGCTCACAAAGACAAGATTTCACCAGATTTTCAAAAAGTctaattaattttcagttgtaTTAGGCCGACAGTAGGTAGTGTATAAAGGTGCATGTTTTAAAAGATGAAATCTAAATCCAATTAAAATTTCATAATACTAAGTTTCTACTGATTTTGAACTCTGTTGCTCTTAATTACATTTTATTAATGTATTTGTGCACTACATTGTTCCTAATATATAAATGTTTCATTAGGTTGCCATCAAGATGTACTAAGGTTTATTAAAGGATAACAATGTCACAAGTGATGCTCCATCAACTGGTACAAACATGATGACACATTGCCTATTACAGCAGTCGATTTATTGTCAGTCCTGTTTCATCGCTCATGATTTCTTCCACTCTTCTTCTCTGTAAAACAATTACATACATAGAAAAAAATTGTCACaaacatagtgagaaaggattaCTTAATTCTAATGGTGAATCTTGGATGCAGTGACTCATACAAATAAGtggtatatacatatatatatatatctatataaaaTGAAAGACTAGGAAGCACTCTCCTTTCACCAATGATATCCAGACAGTTGAGATAAAACTCTTCTCTCAGTTGAAATGAGATTAGATACCGGACTGACCaccggcaccggacacaacaaaggcaaaccaagtccagtcgaccctgcaaagtcttcctcactaacatctggggacttgtgccaaaattgggagatctgtcccacagactagtcaagcaacagcctgacatagccatactcacagaatcacacctttcagccaacgtcccagactcttctgtcaccatcccttggtatgtcctgtcccacgggcaggacagacccaccagaggtggcggtacattgatatacagtcaggaaggagtggccctaggagtcctcaacattgactccggaccccatgaaatctcatggcatcagatcaaacatgggcaagttaaacctcctgctgattaccacctaccgccctccttcagctgatgaatcagtcctcctccatgttgagcatcacttggaggaggcactgagggtagcaagggcacagaatgcactctgggtgggggacttcaatgtccatcaccaagagtggctcagtagcaccaccaccgaccgagctggctgagtcctgaaggacatagctgccagactgggcctgaggcaggtggtgagcgaaccaacacaagggaaaaacctacttgacctcgtccttaccaatctacctcTCGCAGATGCAttggtccatgacagtattggtaggagtgaccaccgcacagtccttgtggagatgaagtcccatcttcatactgaggacacgtgttgtgtggcactaccaccgtgctaaatgggatagattctgaacagatctagcaactcaaaactgggcatccatgaggtgctgtgggccatcagcagcagcagaattgtattccagcacaatctgtaacctcatggcccggcatattcctcactctaccattaccaacaagccagaggatgaaccctggttcaatgaggagtgtagaagagcatgccaagagcagcaccaggcgtacttaaaaatgaggtgccaacctggtgaagctacaacacaggactacatgcatgctaaacagcagaagcaacatgctatagacagaggtaagcgattccacaatcaacggatcagatcaaagctctgcagtcctgccacatccagtcgtgaatggtggtggacaattaaacaactaacgggaggaggaggctctgtaaacatccccatccttaatgatggcacaGTCCAGCAcaagagtgcaaaagacaaggcggaagcgtttacaaccatctttaggcagaagtgccgagtggatgatccatctcggcctcctcccgatatccccaccatcacagaagccagtcttcagccaattcaattcactccacgagatatcaagaaacggctgagtgcactggatacagcaaaggctatgggccccgacaacatcctggctgtagtgctgaaggcttgcgctccagaactagccgcacctccagccaaactgttccagtacagctacaacactggcatccacccgacaatgtggaatattgccgaggtatgtcctgtccacaaaaagcaggacaaatccaatccggccaattaccgccccatcagtctactctctatcatcagcaaagtgatggaaggtgtcgtcgacagtgctatcaagcagcacttactcaccaataacctgctcaccgatgctcagtttgggttctgccaggaccactcagctccagacctcattacagccttggtccaaacatggacaaaagagctgaattccagaggtgaggtgagagtgactgcccttgacatcaaggcagcatttgaccgagtgtggcaccaaggagccctagtaaaattgaagtcaatgggaatcagggggaaagctctccagtggctggagtcatacctagcacaaaggaagatgatagtggttgttgggagccaatcatctcagccccaggacactgctgcaggagttcctgagggcagtgtccttgggccaaccatcttcagctgcttcatcaatgaccttccctccatcataaggtcagaaatggggatgtttgctaatgattgcagtgttcagttccatttgcaacccctcagataatgaagcagtccatgctcgcatgcagcaagacctggacaacatccaggcttgggctgataagtggcaagtaacattcacgccagacaagtgtcaggcaatgaccatctccaacaagagagagagcctaaccacctcctcttgaaattcaatggcattaccatcgctgaatcccccaccatcaacatcttgggggtcaccattgaccagaaacttaactggaccagccacataaatactgtcattacaagagcaggtcagagactgggtattctgtggcaagtgactcacctcccaactcgcaaagcctttccaccatctacaaggcacaaatcaggagtgtgatggaatactctccacttgcctggatgagtggagccccaacaacactcaagaagctcaacaccatccaggacaatgcagcccgcttgattagcaccccatccaccaccctaaacattcactcccttcaccaccggcgcaccatggctgcagtgtgtaccatctacaggatgcactgcagcaactcgccaaggcttcttcgacagcaccttccaaacccgcaacctctaccacctagaaggacaagggcagcaggcacatgggaacaccaccacctgcacgttcccctccaagccacacaccgtcccgacttggtatatatcgctgttcctttgtcgtcgctgggtcaaaatcctggaactccctacctaactgcactgtgggaaaaccttcaccacacggactgcagcggttcaagaaggcagctcaccaccaccttctcaagggcaattagggatgggcaataaatgccggccttgccagcgacgctcacatcccatgaacgaatttttaaaaagatagcCTTAACCCTGTTCCTCACAGTAGTGTGCCCATGGCCCAAAATACTCAAAGTAGCAATAAACTAGAATTTTCACATGCCGAGGGAATAACTTGTATGGTGTAGGGCACAGTGTTTTCTCACTCATGTAGTGGGGGATACACTTTCTGTGGTTGGGATTGATGATCTAGTAACATTGCACCAAGTGGTGATTATGTCTATTTTTAACAATGTTGCAAATAAATAGCCTGCTTGCACTGTTGTTCAGTGAGACAAAGCCATTGGTCAATGTGTGCAATCAAACATATGCACAGAACTATGCTCAGAGGACTCCAACTGCTGGTGAAATTTCCAGTGGCTGACATTTCTAATGATTGTCCTTTTTGATCAACTTCAATGGAAAGAAGTGCAGGTGGCTGCCTGAGGCTTTTAACATTTAATGTTTAAAATCCCCACTATGAACAAGCTACATATATACTGCAGGTGACATGCACCACTACCAGCATGGGACCACCTTTGCCGAGCATAGCTACAATTCTAGATTGGTAAAATTATGCTGCTGTTTGTGTGTCACTGTACAAAAAAGAATACATTGGTGTGACACAAGGTCTACAGTATAACTAAGGCAGAAATCACGTAAGGGAAAGATTTCCTATAGCAAAATTATAATCACATTCTTTGTAATtgtgtttacaattttgctacaaatagtAAGCATGCAAAATCTTACCTTTTTTATTGGGACAGAAGGAGAGTCTTACCATGTATCCAACTCAAGTCATTTCCTGGTCTGGAAATGCTTGTTGCTGATACATACAGATTGCGAAAAGTGCAAAAATGTATGATTTCCCAGGAATTAAACATTTTCTTTGATACAGGTGTCAACTTGCATGAAACATTGGTGCAGCAGAGAGTATTGGTATCTATTTATCTCGTTCCCATCTATCAATTTTATTGCAGGATCCAGACCCAAATATCAGAGTCTATATAGTTCCAGCATCcagcaccctccctccctcatctgcCAACATGAAGCCCTCCACACAGGTGATGAAACCAAAGATGAATGAGTTACAGGGGAAAGTGCTGACCAGTGTACAGCAGAGGAACTAAATAATGCCTTTCAGTGCCACATTATATAGGGTGGTCACAGTGCTGGAACTTGCCAGCAGGAATCCGCTTGTCCAGATTTGCAGCCAGCTATATCAGCTAATTCAGATTTACTACCCTATCAATCACTACGGCTCCCTGGAGCACAGGAAATTTGAACTGGCTAATTTAACAGAAATAAATGTGATAAGCAGGCCAATGGCTGGCAACATTTGGGAAATAATAAGCAAGGCCCAATTCTGAACAAGGCAaaggcaggggcagactcgccaTATGGGAAACTGGGAGATTTCCTGAGTGCCCTTGTGAATGGTTCCATAGCGCTGTGCATCCCTTTTTCCGTGAGAATCCTGCGCAATCTTGGGGAGCCAGTCCGCATCTGGACAATGGTAATTgtcttggggggggcggggagaagggGGATACATTTCAGTTGCTTCTCCTAGGTCGATGAGAATAAAATACCTCCTCTCCCAAAGAATAATTGCCCTGAAATACCTGGAGGGTTCTCCTGGTCTCCCGCCTTAACTCCTGGTTGCACCATGTTTCCACTGATTTTTGGGTGGTTCTAGCAGTCTCTCATCAGCAGACTGGAGAACCCtagcagaatttcagggccaatgtgCAAACAACACAGACTTTACTTGTGCAGGAACTAACCTCCAGTTTATCCAAGGTATCTTTGAGGTTAATATATTCTTGGTGTGGTGGAAGAAGAGCCTCTAATCGGATAGCCTTTCTGGCTGTTGGCTGAGATGATATTAAATGATTTATTTCTTCAGCCTAACATGAAAAAACACTTTGTTATCAAGGTACAACAATCTTACTTCATAAGTTGTTTTTGTAAAATAAGAGGTAAGGGTTGATTTTAAAAGCGTGGAGTGCAATTTCGTAAAATCAGCACTGTAGAAATAAACTGCAAGTTGTTGCAAGTGTACTGGAAAAGTTAACATGTAACTGTAGGATGTGATTCCTTTCTATACCTGACCTTTGTTGATTTAATGTATTTATTTTACAATAGAAGTGCCTCAGGAACCAGTGTGATGTTACATTTAGAAGAATTGTTCCATCCGCTCTGCCCAACAACATATCTGAATTTCAACCCCAGAAGAGCACTTTCTATGGCATCAATGTGAACTTTTTCAGTTTTCCTGTTTCCAAGTATTGCACAAATTGGTACCTATGACATTGAGAATATttaagggaaatggaacatttttcagTTTTTCTACTTCAGAAGTATAAGATTTCCATTTTCCATGCCAGCATTACTCTTTTGGAGTAAGTCTACCAATTCAGTGCCAGATTATGGGCAGTTGTTTGTTATGCTCACGGGAACCACATTAAGATtgcccaaacttatttcacatAATATACTTACAGATAATCGAAAGGATACTTCAACCTATCAGCCAGAGCTGAATTTGAACCCATTGGTAAAAGGCTAACATTCTAATCCACTGTACGACTCAGGAGTTCATGTGAACTTGATGGTATTGTAGAACTGAGTCATACATCGGAAATTTCCTCAGGACTTCTCCACTTTGCCACTGTAATTTTGGCAGAAGTTTGATAACTTTGATGGAAATCCCAGTGATAGAAacataggggtagattttcatgatCCTGTTACTGAGTGTATTGGACGTAAGGATGAAAATTGGGTATGGAGAGCAACTAATTTGGATATCAAAGGAGGAATTTTAACTGGGAACAGGATTCAGGTGGGCAGGGGGATGGGGCGAGGCGAGCGCCAAACATGCCTGGCACTCGCCGCAGTGGCTTTCCTGATCGAGCCAGAGTTAAAACTGCAGTCATGTcacgatgacatcatcgggcaggttaaaatcaggatcAATGCAAAGCCAGCAGGAAATTGGCAGATAAGTCACCTGGGGCATAATAACTGCCTATCCACCTGGTTAAAATACCACACCCCCTGCCACCCCCAAGTATGAGAATTAGTACCTTAAGACCTATGTTTTTAAGTTAGAACTTCTTaacaacaaaaataatttttcatcaattcattttccaatcctaGTTTTAAATCATCTTGATATTATCTGCATTTGGCCATGTGTGCTGCATAATGAAACGACTAAAAATAATGCGAGATAATGCTGTTGTTTTTCAGTACTTCTAACCATATTATGCATACAAGATCAAAAATAATTATTCAATTGCATGATTACTACAAGAAATGTTTAAATCTAACTTACCCTCATGGTTTGGTAACGTAATCTCATGTTTTGTATCTTGTTGTGTGATTCAGCAGCCTTTAGTTGCCCAATAAGATTTTCTTGCTTTTCCCTTTCCAATTTTTGCTTGCAATCAAGAGATTTAATTGGTACCTGTAAAATCAAAACTGTGTTTTTTGGGTATTTCTGTGAATGTGATACTTCTTTTCTGGATTCCTTAGCAGTTAACTGCTGAGAAACTGCTTTCTCTTGACTTGCATGGGATTCAGTCTCTTTTTTTGAAGCTGACTCTTTCATTTTGGTTTCCTTCGCAGACATTTTATCTGGTCAATTTTTTCTACATTCTGTAATAAAATGGAGATAGATAGTTTAAGCATTGGAGTTTGTACgaaatcctcccccccccaataaaATTAGCCTGAGGACAACCTTGGCAATGTATTTTAGTACTGCGGAAATGACTGTTATGATTATTTCAAGGAAAAATTAGAGACTGTTCTGATCTGTGGTCTACTGCCTCAGTTACTGCAGTATCCCAAGCGGTACATCTCCTCATTCGAAAATCATCTATATATATTTCAGGTAGCATTGTTCACTTGCAACTGTTGCAAATCGTCTTGGCCCATCACTGCAGGTACCATTAGAAGATTGATGTGTTAACAGTCCCACTGTTCCCTTTTTCATACTTTTAGATGTGGGGTTAGGTGAGAACTACAGGACAACATCTTTGTACCCTTGTTGGCTGGATGACCGACAGAGAGTTATGGACAGGCAGTGCAAGAACACTTTGGTATGCTTAGACCGACACTGTTAcatcaaatgtaaagaatcttacaacaccaggttatagtccaacaattttatttgaaaatcacaagctttcggaggctttctccttcatcaggtgaatgtgggaatccttgaacgtttcacatttatattcagagaacaatacctggtgattacagataatctttccaactgtccgttgtcaaggcaatcaaagtgttcagacagagaggtgttacctacaggaccaccgaatatacaaacggccagaacacaagactgagagagagagggagaaacatccgaaaggaagagaaagacagagaatgacccgtttaattaaaaagataacttttattcgctggtggggttacgtgtagcgtgacatgaacctaagatcctggttgaggccgtcctcatgggtgcagaacttggctatcaatttctgctcgacgattttgcgttgtcgtgtgtctcgaaggccaccttggagaacgcttacccgaagatcggtggctgaatgtccttgactgctgaagtgttccccgactgggagggaaccctcctgtctggcgattgttgcgcggtgtctgttcatccgttgtcgcagtatctgcatggtctcgccaatgtaccatgctccggggcatcctttcctgcaacgtatgaggtagacaacgttggccgagtcaccgcaacatcgtcatcaaaccagcggacaaaggaggagccatcgtcatacagaacagaacggactattgtaaagaagcataccgacaactggacaaccaggaacactacagacggttacccgcagatccgaccaaagaacacacccaccagctcaacaaactgatcaagaccttcgatccagaccttcaaagcatcctacgcgctctcatcccacgtactccccacgtgggagacttctaatgcctcccaaagatacacaaagccaacacacctggacgtcctattgtatcaggcaacagaaccctgtgtgagaacctctctggataggtcgagggcatcctgaaacccatcgtacagggaacccccagcttctgtcgcgacactacagacttcctacaaaaactcagtacccacggaccagttgaaccaggaacacttctcaccacgatggacgtctcggcactctacaccagtatcccccacaacGATGGCattgctgcaacagcatcaatactcaacaccaacaacagccaatctctagacaccatcctacaactcatccgcttcatcctggatcacaatgtcttcaccttcgataaccagttctttacccaaacacacggaacagccatggggaccaaattcgcaccccaatatgccaacattttcatgcacaagttcgagctggacttcttcactgcacaggacctccaaccaacgctatacaccagatacatcgacaacattttctttctatggacccacgacgaagaatcactgaagagactacacgataacatcaacaagttccaccccaccatcaagctcaccatggactactcctcagaatcggtttctttcttggacacacgaatctccatcaaagacgggcacctcagcacctcaatctaccgcaagcccacggacaatctcacgatgctccacttttccagcttccaccctaaccacgtcaaagaggccatcccctatggacaggccctgcgaatacacaggatctgctcagacgaggaggaacgcgatggacacctacagacgctgaaagacgccctcgtaagaacgggatatgacgctcgactcgtcgatcgacagttccgacgggccacagcgaaaaatcgcgtagacctcctcagaagactaacacgggacgcaaccaacagagtacccttcgtcgtccagtacttccccggagcggagaaactacgccatgttctccgcagcatgtcatcgatgacgacgaacacctcgctaaggccaaccccacacctccactactcgccttcaaacagccacccaacctcaaacagaccatcgttcgcagcaaattacccagctttcaggagaacagcgtccacgacaccacacaaccctgccacggcaacctctgcaagacatgccagatcatcaacacagataccaccatcacacgagaggacaccacccaccaggtacacggttcatacccctgtgactcggccaacgttgtctacctcatacgttgcaggaaaggatgccccggagcatggtacattggcgagaccatgcagacactgcgacaacggatgaacggataccgcgccacaatcgccagacaggagggttccctcccagtcggggaacacttcagcagtcaaggacattcagccaccgatcttcgggtaagcattctccaaggcagccttcgagacacacgacaacgcaaaatcgtcgagcagaaattgatagccaagttccgcacccatgaggacggcctcaaccaggatcttgggttcatgtcacgctacacgtaaccccaccagcaaataaaagttatctgtttttaattaaacgggtcattctctgtctttctcttccttttggatgtttctccctctctctctctgttttgtgttctggccgtttgtatattcggtggtcctgtaggtaacacctctctgtctg
The window above is part of the Heptranchias perlo isolate sHepPer1 chromosome 19, sHepPer1.hap1, whole genome shotgun sequence genome. Proteins encoded here:
- the LOC137335222 gene encoding protein LKAAEAR1-like translates to MSAKETKMKESASKKETESHASQEKAVSQQLTAKESRKEVSHSQKYPKNTVLILQVPIKSLDCKQKLEREKQENLIGQLKAAESHNKIQNMRLRYQTMRAEEINHLISSQPTARKAIRLEALLPPHQEYINLKDTLDKLERRRVEEIMSDETGLTINRLL